From one Candidatus Methylomirabilis sp. genomic stretch:
- the lgt gene encoding prolipoprotein diacylglyceryl transferase: MFASPGPFVLQIGPLSIRWYGLLFATAVLLGTWLAQREAIRRGEDSDQLLNVIVFGVMVGLIGARLYYVLFNWGYYGARPMKILAVWEGGLAIHGGLLAGGLATVIYAVRKKLPVLTYLDIMAPSAPLGQAIGRWGNFFNQEAFGTPTDLPWKLYIEPYHRPPHLVTYEYFHPTFLYESLWNFLVFAILYCLLRRRLEHTPGALLLCYVGLYSVGRFFVEGLRIDSLMLGPLRAAQVVSLGLIALSLVGLAWLRTASKRPQHR, translated from the coding sequence ATGTTCGCATCGCCTGGTCCGTTCGTTCTGCAGATCGGCCCGCTGTCGATTCGTTGGTATGGCCTTCTCTTCGCCACCGCTGTTTTGCTGGGGACCTGGCTGGCGCAGCGCGAGGCGATCCGCCGTGGGGAAGATTCTGATCAGCTTCTGAACGTCATCGTGTTCGGTGTGATGGTTGGCTTAATAGGCGCGCGGCTCTACTATGTCCTGTTCAATTGGGGCTACTACGGCGCGAGGCCGATGAAGATTTTGGCGGTGTGGGAGGGGGGGCTGGCGATCCACGGTGGTCTCCTGGCTGGGGGATTGGCTACGGTCATCTATGCCGTCCGGAAGAAGTTGCCTGTGTTGACGTACCTGGATATCATGGCCCCTTCGGCCCCGCTTGGGCAGGCGATCGGTCGGTGGGGGAATTTTTTTAATCAGGAGGCTTTCGGGACTCCAACTGACCTGCCGTGGAAACTCTATATCGAACCGTACCACCGGCCGCCCCATCTGGTCACCTATGAGTATTTCCATCCGACGTTCCTGTACGAATCGCTGTGGAACTTCCTGGTCTTCGCGATTCTCTACTGCCTGCTTCGCCGGCGTCTGGAGCATACCCCTGGCGCGCTGTTGCTCTGCTACGTTGGGCTGTACTCTGTCGGCCGGTTCTTCGTCGAGGGGCTCCGCATCGATAGTCTGATGCTGGGGCCCTTACGCGCGGCGCAGGTTGTGAGCCTCGGCTTG
- a CDS encoding multiheme c-type cytochrome codes for MKRLLLYSAVVSASLGLSVGAWAVSDPPPTADDQAQIEFLKRHWQTPIPLQGRPPAHFSPMEASLDAEGCAVCHRAQYEDWGSSLHSKSMGPGVRGQTMELIHDDPKTALRCYGCHAPLTEQQEKSVDTGSRPSIFKRHRTFLASPPGVPPNEADAALKLKRNHAFSASLQQKGLACAGCHVRGHQRFGPPKRDGSLENAAPAAQLPHGGAIRTAAFERAEFCKGCHQFERDGYALNGKLLENTYNEWKEGPYAQDGKTCQSCHMPERRHLWRGIHDPEMVKHGVSVHLALDKARYQVGEQVRAEITLANTGVGHHFPTYVTPKIVIRWELVDADGKRVNESMQEERIGREVTLDLTQELFDTRIAPGKSHAVRYARTIDRTGLTLRASVVVVPDDFYIQFFEAVLPKAKTHEAKALLEQAIREGRARSFSLFTQSVVIS; via the coding sequence ATGAAACGGCTTCTCCTGTATAGTGCAGTGGTGAGCGCATCCCTGGGGCTTTCGGTTGGAGCATGGGCAGTGAGCGACCCGCCGCCGACAGCCGATGACCAAGCCCAGATCGAGTTCCTCAAGCGCCATTGGCAGACGCCCATCCCGCTTCAAGGCAGGCCGCCCGCCCATTTCTCGCCGATGGAGGCATCGCTTGACGCGGAAGGTTGCGCCGTCTGCCATCGAGCTCAGTACGAGGACTGGGGCAGCAGCCTGCACAGCAAAAGCATGGGGCCAGGGGTGAGAGGCCAGACAATGGAGTTGATCCATGACGATCCCAAGACGGCGCTCCGCTGCTACGGTTGCCATGCCCCTCTCACCGAGCAACAGGAAAAGAGCGTGGATACAGGCAGCCGCCCCTCTATTTTTAAGAGGCATCGCACCTTTTTGGCGTCGCCGCCTGGCGTTCCGCCGAACGAGGCCGACGCCGCATTGAAGTTGAAGAGGAATCACGCCTTTTCGGCCTCGCTGCAGCAAAAGGGTCTGGCCTGTGCCGGGTGTCATGTCCGGGGGCACCAGCGCTTCGGGCCGCCGAAACGAGACGGCTCGCTTGAGAATGCCGCTCCGGCGGCCCAGCTTCCCCACGGTGGCGCGATCAGGACGGCGGCCTTTGAGCGAGCTGAGTTCTGCAAAGGGTGTCACCAGTTCGAGCGGGACGGGTATGCGCTGAACGGCAAGCTGCTCGAAAACACCTATAATGAATGGAAAGAAGGGCCGTATGCGCAGGACGGCAAGACCTGCCAGAGCTGCCACATGCCGGAGCGGCGGCATCTATGGCGGGGGATCCATGATCCTGAGATGGTCAAGCACGGAGTGTCCGTCCACCTTGCGCTGGACAAGGCGCGCTACCAGGTCGGCGAGCAAGTGCGCGCTGAGATCACACTGGCCAATACCGGTGTTGGGCATCACTTCCCCACCTACGTGACGCCGAAGATCGTGATCCGATGGGAGTTGGTCGATGCGGACGGCAAGCGGGTGAATGAGAGCATGCAAGAGGAACGGATCGGACGAGAGGTTACGCTTGACCTGACGCAAGAACTCTTCGACACCAGGATTGCGCCTGGTAAGAGTCACGCCGTTCGCTATGCGCGAACCATCGACCGGACGGGGCTCACGCTACGCGCCTCCGTCGTCGTGGTGCCTGACGACTTTTACATTCAGTTCTTCGAGGCGGTGCTGCCCAAGGCGAAGACACATGAAGCCAAGGCCCTACTTGAGCAGGCCATCCGCGAGGGCCGCGCACGCTCTTTTTCCCTCTTCACGCAGAGTGTGGTAATTTCGTGA
- a CDS encoding SRPBCC family protein: MAKVIPFVFAAFVFLLPTASFGAGESATSGLTAGELIRMEKGGVVLKAKDHPAEDGTSSARIKAYCVINRPPEAVWAVMLNYHTFSEFMPRLEKVEVLEKTQGTMKVTETVHVPLGVIVYTIDLIFKPEQQTVSWTLDKSRKHDIAETFGTWEFLPYGHGRTMLRYTTSLDSGMFIPRFVEDMMIKKDLSNALLSLKRRTESDGTWKKKK, from the coding sequence ATGGCCAAGGTCATCCCCTTCGTATTTGCCGCGTTCGTATTCCTGCTTCCGACGGCCTCTTTCGGGGCCGGTGAGTCCGCGACCAGCGGACTTACGGCCGGTGAATTAATCAGGATGGAAAAGGGCGGCGTGGTGCTGAAGGCAAAAGACCATCCCGCTGAGGACGGCACGAGCAGCGCCAGAATCAAAGCCTACTGCGTCATCAACAGGCCACCAGAGGCCGTGTGGGCGGTCATGTTGAACTATCATACGTTCAGCGAATTTATGCCGCGGCTTGAGAAGGTTGAGGTCCTTGAAAAAACCCAAGGCACCATGAAGGTTACCGAGACGGTTCACGTTCCGCTTGGCGTGATCGTTTATACGATCGATCTGATTTTCAAACCTGAGCAGCAAACAGTGAGCTGGACGCTGGATAAATCGAGGAAACACGACATCGCGGAGACGTTCGGTACCTGGGAGTTTCTCCCGTACGGCCATGGTAGGACTATGCTTCGATATACAACGAGCTTGGACAGCGGCATGTTTATCCCCAGATTCGTGGAAGATATGATGATTAAAAAAGACTTGTCGAACGCGCTGTTGAGCCTGAAGCGGCGCACCGAATCCGACGGAACGTGGAAGAAGAAGAAATAG
- the hpnR gene encoding hopanoid C-3 methylase HpnR has translation MKVLLVHPSSLMYAEIFLRLEPLGLERVAQAARMAGHEVRLFDLQVFHRQDYLQELRDFHPQTVGFSLNFLANLPEVVELAKETKRLLPTCFVFVGGHSASFIPQELLDHAEGAIDCIVRGEGEPIMPSLLDAILDGGLETLPGVVTAHGVGPPPLMLHDLDRTLPARDLARRRHKYFIGVLDPCASIEFTRGCPWDCSFCSAWTFYGRSYRKVSPEVIGEDLARMQEPNAFLVDDVAFIHPEDGMAIGREIERRGIRKQYYLETRCDVLLRNQEVFAYWKRLGLRYMFLGLEALDEEGLKAIRKRATPSENFQALEVARRLGFTVALNIIADSGWDEERFRIVREWAAGVPEIVHLTVNTPYPGTETWHTESRKLTSLDYRLFDVQHAVLPTTLPLKQFYEELVKTQAVLNRKHLGWAAVRGTFSTASSLLLQGQTNFVRMLWKFPRVYNPERQYGDHFKEMTYALTPPPDKQAVKPTQAKLFVHAPAAAGQRTAQAEG, from the coding sequence GTGAAAGTCCTGTTGGTGCATCCAAGTTCCTTGATGTATGCTGAGATCTTCCTCCGGCTTGAGCCGCTGGGGCTGGAGCGGGTGGCTCAGGCCGCCAGAATGGCGGGCCACGAGGTCAGGCTCTTTGACCTTCAGGTCTTTCACCGTCAGGACTACCTGCAAGAGCTCCGCGACTTTCACCCGCAGACCGTTGGCTTTTCGCTGAACTTTTTAGCCAATCTTCCGGAGGTGGTGGAACTGGCAAAGGAGACCAAACGCCTCCTCCCCACCTGCTTTGTCTTTGTCGGAGGCCATAGCGCGTCCTTTATCCCGCAGGAGCTTCTCGATCATGCGGAGGGCGCTATTGACTGCATCGTGCGCGGAGAAGGGGAGCCGATCATGCCGTCCCTGCTGGATGCCATCCTGGATGGAGGACTCGAAACGCTTCCAGGGGTGGTGACAGCCCACGGCGTTGGCCCCCCGCCGCTGATGCTCCACGACTTGGACCGCACGTTGCCGGCGCGAGACCTTGCCCGCAGACGGCACAAATACTTTATCGGGGTCCTGGATCCCTGTGCCTCGATTGAGTTTACCCGCGGCTGCCCCTGGGACTGCTCGTTTTGCAGCGCGTGGACCTTTTACGGTCGAAGCTACCGCAAGGTCTCTCCCGAGGTGATAGGGGAGGATCTGGCCAGGATGCAGGAGCCCAATGCCTTCTTAGTCGACGATGTGGCCTTCATCCATCCGGAGGACGGGATGGCGATCGGCCGGGAGATCGAGCGTCGGGGGATCCGCAAGCAGTATTACCTGGAGACCCGGTGTGATGTGTTGCTCCGCAATCAGGAGGTCTTTGCCTACTGGAAGCGTCTCGGGCTTCGGTACATGTTCCTCGGCCTGGAGGCCCTCGACGAGGAAGGGTTGAAGGCGATTCGGAAGCGGGCCACGCCCAGCGAGAACTTTCAGGCCCTGGAGGTGGCGCGGAGGCTGGGATTTACCGTGGCCCTCAACATCATCGCCGATTCGGGATGGGACGAAGAGAGGTTTCGAATCGTTCGCGAGTGGGCCGCCGGTGTCCCCGAGATCGTCCACCTGACCGTGAATACCCCATACCCCGGGACGGAGACCTGGCACACAGAGTCGAGGAAGCTGACCTCCCTCGACTACCGGCTGTTCGACGTCCAACATGCCGTCCTGCCGACGACGCTTCCTCTGAAGCAGTTCTATGAAGAGCTGGTCAAGACCCAGGCGGTCTTGAATCGCAAGCACCTGGGCTGGGCCGCGGTCCGGGGGACCTTCTCCACCGCCTCCAGCTTGCTTCTACAGGGTCAGACGAACTTCGTTCGGATGCTCTGGAAGTTCCCGCGAGTCTACAATCCGGAGCGGCAGTACGGTGACCACTTTAAAGAGATGACGTATGCGTTGACCCCGCCGCCGGATAAGCAGGCTGTCAAGCCGACGCAGGCCAAGCTCTTCGTTCATGCTCCAGCGGCCGCCGGGCAGCGAACGGCACAGGCTGAGGGGTGA